From a region of the Epinephelus fuscoguttatus linkage group LG21, E.fuscoguttatus.final_Chr_v1 genome:
- the LOC125882063 gene encoding cadherin-12-like isoform X2: MDVYEDTPAGTIIGAVTAQDLDASSSPVRYSIDWKTDLDSYFDIDPVEGTISTNELLDRESIAQHNISIVATKLNSPVLTSRVAVTVHVLDINEFPPDLASPYETFVCENAKVGQVIQTFSAKDQDLPTAGQQFSFKSPKEDMKNKNFTIRDFGNNTAGIVTKRSGFRRRLQEIYLLPVVIDDNGYPPKSSTGTLTIRVCGCESDGSLLTCSAEAIFLPVGLSTGALIAILLCIIILLVIVVLYVGLRRQKKKETLMSSKEDIRDNVIHYDDEGGGEEDTHAFDMGTLRNPKVVKENLFRRDVKPEMKRGPRPAVSQDSADIRDFINQRLKEHDADNSAPPYDSLATYAYEGDGSVAESLSSIESLAIDLEEDYDYLNDWGPRFKTLAGIFGEQSETQSDTTTTENTH, encoded by the exons GTATTCCATTGACTGGAAGACTGACTTGGACAGCTACTTTGACATTGATCCAGTGGAGGGAACGATTTCCACAAACGAACTCCTCGACAGAGAGAGCATCGCCCAGCACAATATCTCCATCGTGGCGACCAAACTTA ATAGTCCAGTCCTGACCAGTCGGGTGGCCGTCACTGTCCATGTGTTGGACATCAACGAGTTCCCACCTGATCTAGCCAGTCCTTATGAGACCTTTGTATGTGAAAATGCCAAAGTGGGACAG GTGATTCAGACATTCAGCGCAAAAGACCAGGATCTACCGACTGCTGGACAACAGTTCTCCTTCAAATCGCCAAAGGAAGACATGAAAAACAAGAATTTCACTATCCGGGACTTTGGAA ACAACACAGCTGGAATTGTGACAAAGCGGAGTGGCTTCAGACGACGTTTGCAGGAGATCTACTTACTTCCAGTGGTGATTGACGATAATGGCTACCCACCTAAGAGCAGCACCGGCACCCTGACCATCCGTGTATGTGGCTGCGAGTCAGATGGATCCCTGCTAACTTGCAGCGCAGAGGCCATATTTCTCCCTGTGGGTCTCAGCACAGGAGCTCTGATTGCCATCCTTCTATGTATCATCATCCTACTAG TTATCGTGGTCCTCTATGTGGGCTTGAGGCGGCAGAAGAAAAAGGAAACCCTCATGTCATCCAAAGAAGATATCCGGGATAATGTGATCCACTATGATGATGAAGGAGGGGGGGAGGAGGACACGCACGCATTTGACATGGGGACGCTTCGCAATCCAAAGGTTGTCAAAGAGAACCTGTTCCGCAGGGACGTCAAACCTGAGATGAAGAGAGGTCCCAGGCCGGCTGTCTCTCAGGACAGCGCTGACATCCGTGATTTCATCAACCAGCGTCTGAAAGAGCACGATGCAGACAACTCGGCACCACCCTACGACTCTCTGGCCACGTACGCTTACGAGGGCGACGGCTCTGTGGCTGAGTCGCTCAGCTCCATCGAGTCCCTCGCCATAGACCTCGAGGAGGACTATGATTACCTCAATGACTGGGGGCCCCGCTTTAAGACACTGGCAGGGATATTTGGGGAACAGTCAGAAACTCAGTCGGACACAACCACCACGGAGAACACACATTGA